Proteins encoded by one window of Astatotilapia calliptera chromosome 13, fAstCal1.2, whole genome shotgun sequence:
- the usp54a gene encoding inactive ubiquitin carboxyl-terminal hydrolase 54a isoform X3, which produces MSWKRNYFASDSSGSGVSGGGGGGAGMQGILTPRTTTSIAPSKGLSNEPGQNSCFLNSALQVLWHLDIFRRSFRQLTTHKCMEDSCIFCALKSIFAQFQYSSDKVLPSDALRSALAKTFQDKQRFQLGIMDDAAECFENILMRIHFHIADETKEDICTARHCIPHQKFAMMLYEQCVCSSCGASSDPLPFIQMVHYISTTSLCNQAVKMLESREKATPGMFGELLRNASMGDLRNCPSQCGQQLRMARVLLNSPEIITIGLVWDSDHSDLAEDVIHTLGTCLRLGDLFYRVTEEKARQSELYLVGMVCYYGKHYSTFFFQTKIRRWMYFDDAHVKEIGPKWIDVVSRCIKGHYQPLLLLYADPRGTPVSAQDLPSRLDLHHLNKACYDSEDSGREPSISSDTRTDSSTESYSYRQPSHSHHESLASRYSSDSQGTVICIDRPDGAPHASLCSLDTVGHATDGEQHQPPRKGGVAGDRRRSASRHRRSKPENEASSAGYHSEGETLKEQQVPRHLPKPSSSFSSSTSRLRDFKETMSNIIHSRPLSSSSSTSLPAAGFSSEITPSSNSSHHHHLPASSAAPSSSSSAGKAQDWEADSTSSESKSSSSGGTGRYRPAWRPRREALNIDSIFNRERRRQAGYSPLGAPLLDDCGAQDTSSALEEVTPVRTGSSRTLPASFSSSHRGGGAGPGGENEGAGGAVLSPAAPPAAPPRLIQRMESGYESSERNSSSPVSLDLNPGDRECVVKKALSSSSSSGPSWRNARSKSSGALLQELSSSSRGSLAPSAGRSELDELQEEVLRRAREEEQQQRQEKEREAALGFNPRPSKYLDLDQLQIQGKSDTYERCVSEAELLLDQSMRLEQAGEVAAALSAVNEAVSKLRPVVAEGGASSHSRLQRCMRRARSLQQRMQLLQQQQQDSEAGREKPPQQQEEQQLQEQHSEKPLSGRILLTEMHSSQSASSVDQQTPPPSTCLIRSLPPQSTLVSDPAPSGSPREDRKTLCSVGSLPALCVDAPVEDLAPPPPLEEEELSVQWTITSPAPVPPVQAPPPPRLHPQILSPVETLKPSYTRQPQATPPDSSHIPSPPPAPHATRNWSCLYLDQDVIDSPSPPISSHLYSPPDSPANIPPVSRPDLPVSPPTVALPVERWAENVNRYYGSQSTGGGGLVAAALVTPGEELSELESLYQASLLAPSMHRGSRGVSPQPSGSKPGVRRRQLGPGRSKTPTAEIERDAYRTPIAGLQKPPSAEDESYSAENLRRIARSLSGTVIGSRPQNLAPSHSCELVRASSSTFWLCLTGVRLFQLTASR; this is translated from the exons ATGTCGTGGAAGAGGAACTACTTTGCATCAGACAGCAGTGGAAGTGGTGtcagcggaggaggaggaggtggggctGGGATGCAGGGAATCCTGACACCTCGCACCACGACGTCCATCGCTCCCAGCAAAGGGCTGAGCAACGAGCCGGGACAGAACAGCTGCTTCCTGAACAGCGCTCTGCAG gTCCTCTGGCACCTCGACATCTTCCGCCGCAGTTTCCGTCAGCTGACCACCCATAAGTGCATGGAGGACTCGTGCATTTTCTGCGCTCTGAAG AGCATCTTTGCTCAGTTCCAGTACAGCAGCGACAAAGTTTTGCCGTCCGACGCGCTCCGCAGCGCGCTCGCCAAAACCTTCCAGGACAAGCAGCGGTTTCAGCTCGGCATCATGGACGACGCTGCGGAGTGCTTC GAAAACATCCTGATGAGGATCCACTTCCACATCGcagacgagaccaaagaagACATCTGCACAGCCAGACACTGCATCCCCCACCAGAAGTTCGCCATGATGCTCTATGAGCAG tgtgtgtgcagcagctgTGGAGCCTCCTCGGATCCTCTGCCCTTCATTCAGATGGTCCACTACATCTCCACCACCTCCCTGTG taaCCAGGCAGTGAAGATGTTGGAGTCGAGGGAGAAGGCGACCCCGGGCATGTTCGGGGAGCTGCTACGAAACGCCAGCATGGGGGACCTGCGCAACTGTCCT agtcAGTGCGGTCAGCAGCTGCGGATGGCTCGCGTCCTCCTCAACAGTCCGGAGATCATCACCATCGGCCTGGTGTGGGACTCGGATCACTCGGACCTGGCCGAGGACGTCATCCACACCCTGGGAACCTGCCTGCGCCTCGGGGAT CTGTTCTACAGGGTGACTGAGGAGAAGGCTCGGCAGTCCGAGCTGTACCTGGTCGGGATGGTGTGCTACTACGGGAAACATTACTCCACTTTCTTCTTCCAGACTAAGATCCGCCGGTGGATGTACTTTGATGACGCACATGTCAAAGAG ATCGGGCCCAAGTGGATCGACGTGGTTTCGCGCTGCATTAAAGGCCACTACcagccgctgctgctgctgtacgcCGACCCGCGGGGGACGCCGGTGTCTGCGCAGGACCTGCCCTCGCGCCTCGACCTCCACCACCTCAACAAGGCCTGTTACGACAGCGAAGACTCGG GCCGCGAGCCGTCGATCTCCAGCGACACTCGCACCGATTCGTCGACGGAGAGCTACTCGTACCGACAGCCCTCCCACTCGCACCATGAGTCCCTGGCCAGTCGCTACTCCTCCGACTCCCAGGGAACCGTCATCTGCATCGACCGCCCAGACGGAGCCCCGCACGCCTCGCTCTGCAGCCTGGATACCGTAG GCCACGCGACGGACGGTGAGCAGCATCAGCCTCCGAGGAAAGGAGGCGTGGCCGGGGATAGGAGGCGGAGCGCTAGCCGCCACCGGCGGTCTAAACCTGAGAACGAAGCGTCGTCGGCTGGTTACCACAGTGAGG gcGAGACGTTAAAGGAGCAGCAGGTTCCTCGTCACCTCCCCAAACCTTCGTCTTCCTTCTCATCATCGACCAGCCGCCTGCGAGACTTCAAGGAGACCATGAGCAACATCATCCACAGCCgacccctctcctcctcctcctccacgtcTCTGCCGGCCGCCGGCTTCTCCTCTGAAATCACCCCCTCCTCGAACAGCAGCCATCACCACCACCTCCCTGCCAGCAGCGCcgctccttcctcctcctcctccgctggGAAAGCTCAGGACTGGGAGGCCGACAGCACCAGCAGCGAGTCAAAGTCCAGCTCCTCCGGGGGAACAGGGAGGTACCGGCCGGCTTGGAGGCCCCGGAGGGAGGCGCTCAACATCGACAGCATCTTTAACCGCGAGAGGCGGAGGCAAGCAGGGTACAGCCCCCTCGGAGCGCCGCTGCTCGACGACTGTGGAGCTCAGGACACCTCCTCGGCCCTGGAGGAGGTGACGCCTGTCCGGACGGGCTCCTCCAGGACTCTCCCCGCCTCCTTCTCCAGCAGCCacagaggaggtggagctggACCGGGAGGTGAGAACGAAGGAGCGGGAGGAGCCGTGCTGTCTCCCgctgctcctcctgctgctccaccCAGGCTGATCCAGAGGATGGAGAGCGGCTACGAGAGCAGCGAGAGGAACAGCAGCAGCCCGGTCAGCCTGGACCTGAACCCGGGAGACAG GGAGTGTGTGGTGAAGAAGGCTTTGtcgtcctcttcctcctcaggaCCCTCGTGGAGGAACGCCCGCTCGAAGAGCAGCGGCGCTTTGCTGCAGGAGCTCAGCTCGTCCAGCAGGGGGAGCCTCG CGCCCTCTGCAGGCCGCAGCGAGCTGGACGAGCTGCAGGAGGAGGTGCTGAGGAGAGcgagggaggaggagcagcagcagcggcaggagaaggagagggaggCGGCGCTCGGCTTCAACCCGAGACCCAGCAAGTACCTGGacctggaccagctgcagatCCAgg GTAAATCGGACACTTACGAGCGGTGCGTGTCAGAGGCGGAGCTCCTGCTGGACCAGTCGATGCGTCTGGAGCAGGCAGGCGAGGTCGCCGCCGCGCTGTCAGCTGTCAATGAAGCTGTCT CCAAACTGCGGCCGGTGGTGGCTGAGGGCGGAGCTAGTAGTCACAGCCGGCTGCAGCGCTGCATGAGGAGAGCCCGCAGCCTGCAGCAGCGCATGCAACTGctgcagcaacaacagcaggactcagaggcaggcagagagaaaccaccgcagcagcaggaggagcagcagctccagGAACAGCACAG TGAAAAGCCTCTCTCGGGCCGAATACTTCTGACAGAGATGCACAGCAGCCAATCAGCCTCCTCTGTGGACCAGCAGACGCCGCCTCCCTCCACCTGCCTCATTAGGTCGCTGCCTCCCCAGTCAACCTTGGTGTCTGACCCCGCCCCTTCAGGTTCACCTCGGGAGGACAGGAAGACCCTCTGTAGCGTCGGCTCCCTCCCTGCTCTCTGTGTGGATGCCCCTGTGGAAGACTTGGCTCCACCCCCTCCGCTTGAAGAGGAGGAGCTTTCAGTGCAGTGGACCATAACATCTCCTGCCCCAGTGCCTCCAGTACAAGCCCCGCCCCCCCCCCGGCTGCATCCCCAAATCCTGTCACCTGTTGAGACGTTGAAACCGTCTTACACCCGGCAGCCTCAGGCCACACCCCCAGACTCCAGCCACATACCGTCCCCGCCCCCTGCCCCTCATGCAACCAGGAACTGGTCGTGCTTATACCTAGACCAAGACGTCATCGACTCTCCCAGTCCACCAATCAGCTCGCACCTGTACTCACCGCCAGACTCCCCCGCCAACATTCCCCCAGTGAGCCGCCCGGACCTGCCCGTTTCCCCGCCCACAGTGGCGCTGCCCGTGGAACGCTGGGCTGAAAACGTCAACAGATACTATGGCTCCCAGAGCACTGGGGGAGGGGGACTGGTGGCGGCGGCGCTGGTGACGCCCGGCGAGGAGCTGTCAGAGCTGGAATCGCTGTACCAGGCCAGTCTGCTGGCTCCCAGCATGCACCGGGGCAGCCGGGGAGTCAGCCCCCAGCCGAGCGGCAGCAAACCAG gcgTGAGGAGGAGGCAGTTGGGTCCCGGACGCTCAAAAACGCCGACAGCTGAGATCGAGAGAGACGCCTACAGGACCCCAATAGCAGGCCTGCAGAAG CCGCCGTCAGCTGAAGACGAGAGCTACAGCGCCGAAAACCTGCGACGCATCGCCCGCAGCCTCAGTGGGACCGTCATCGGGTCGCGACCCCAAAACCTCGCCCCCTCCCACAGCTGT gAGCTGGTGCGAGCATCCAGCAGCACGTTCTGGTTGTGCCTGACCGGCGTCAGACTCTTTCAGCTCACGGCGTCCCGCTGA
- the usp54a gene encoding inactive ubiquitin carboxyl-terminal hydrolase 54a isoform X2, whose protein sequence is MSWKRNYFASDSSGSGVSGGGGGGAGMQGILTPRTTTSIAPSKGLSNEPGQNSCFLNSALQVLWHLDIFRRSFRQLTTHKCMEDSCIFCALKSIFAQFQYSSDKVLPSDALRSALAKTFQDKQRFQLGIMDDAAECFENILMRIHFHIADETKEDICTARHCIPHQKFAMMLYEQCVCSSCGASSDPLPFIQMVHYISTTSLCNQAVKMLESREKATPGMFGELLRNASMGDLRNCPSQCGQQLRMARVLLNSPEIITIGLVWDSDHSDLAEDVIHTLGTCLRLGDLFYRVTEEKARQSELYLVGMVCYYGKHYSTFFFQTKIRRWMYFDDAHVKEIGPKWIDVVSRCIKGHYQPLLLLYADPRGTPVSAQDLPSRLDLHHLNKACYDSEDSGREPSISSDTRTDSSTESYSYRQPSHSHHESLASRYSSDSQGTVICIDRPDGAPHASLCSLDTVGETLKEQQVPRHLPKPSSSFSSSTSRLRDFKETMSNIIHSRPLSSSSSTSLPAAGFSSEITPSSNSSHHHHLPASSAAPSSSSSAGKAQDWEADSTSSESKSSSSGGTGRYRPAWRPRREALNIDSIFNRERRRQAGYSPLGAPLLDDCGAQDTSSALEEVTPVRTGSSRTLPASFSSSHRGGGAGPGGENEGAGGAVLSPAAPPAAPPRLIQRMESGYESSERNSSSPVSLDLNPGDRECVVKKALSSSSSSGPSWRNARSKSSGALLQELSSSSRGSLAPSAGRSELDELQEEVLRRAREEEQQQRQEKEREAALGFNPRPSKYLDLDQLQIQGKSDTYERCVSEAELLLDQSMRLEQAGEVAAALSAVNEAVSKLRPVVAEGGASSHSRLQRCMRRARSLQQRMQLLQQQQQDSEAGREKPPQQQEEQQLQEQHSEKPLSGRILLTEMHSSQSASSVDQQTPPPSTCLIRSLPPQSTLVSDPAPSGSPREDRKTLCSVGSLPALCVDAPVEDLAPPPPLEEEELSVQWTITSPAPVPPVQAPPPPRLHPQILSPVETLKPSYTRQPQATPPDSSHIPSPPPAPHATRNWSCLYLDQDVIDSPSPPISSHLYSPPDSPANIPPVSRPDLPVSPPTVALPVERWAENVNRYYGSQSTGGGGLVAAALVTPGEELSELESLYQASLLAPSMHRGSRGVSPQPSGSKPGVRRRQLGPGRSKTPTAEIERDAYRTPIAGLQKPPSAEDESYSAENLRRIARSLSGTVIGSRPQNLAPSHSCDPSVSRPPLRHSSSSSSLLRRSSSSTLHPPSSPSFTADHSHHHQPRLHGPSPPAQHPPTQTSQPPSSRPSSWGHSGAGASIQQHVLVVPDRRQTLSAHGVPLSYGTLPRAPRRAPPPSTSSLPRPRAGTGPASPLGQQSLYATMLRPRRSAASANGHYGHPSLGYAPHHLRASDGPAHPLRLDIPPDGDWRRDTNSRTVQPSSSWDARLARHPQPPRPRRPPQLCSLCQQLPAEPARSCCSSCGAYVARFRPTS, encoded by the exons ATGTCGTGGAAGAGGAACTACTTTGCATCAGACAGCAGTGGAAGTGGTGtcagcggaggaggaggaggtggggctGGGATGCAGGGAATCCTGACACCTCGCACCACGACGTCCATCGCTCCCAGCAAAGGGCTGAGCAACGAGCCGGGACAGAACAGCTGCTTCCTGAACAGCGCTCTGCAG gTCCTCTGGCACCTCGACATCTTCCGCCGCAGTTTCCGTCAGCTGACCACCCATAAGTGCATGGAGGACTCGTGCATTTTCTGCGCTCTGAAG AGCATCTTTGCTCAGTTCCAGTACAGCAGCGACAAAGTTTTGCCGTCCGACGCGCTCCGCAGCGCGCTCGCCAAAACCTTCCAGGACAAGCAGCGGTTTCAGCTCGGCATCATGGACGACGCTGCGGAGTGCTTC GAAAACATCCTGATGAGGATCCACTTCCACATCGcagacgagaccaaagaagACATCTGCACAGCCAGACACTGCATCCCCCACCAGAAGTTCGCCATGATGCTCTATGAGCAG tgtgtgtgcagcagctgTGGAGCCTCCTCGGATCCTCTGCCCTTCATTCAGATGGTCCACTACATCTCCACCACCTCCCTGTG taaCCAGGCAGTGAAGATGTTGGAGTCGAGGGAGAAGGCGACCCCGGGCATGTTCGGGGAGCTGCTACGAAACGCCAGCATGGGGGACCTGCGCAACTGTCCT agtcAGTGCGGTCAGCAGCTGCGGATGGCTCGCGTCCTCCTCAACAGTCCGGAGATCATCACCATCGGCCTGGTGTGGGACTCGGATCACTCGGACCTGGCCGAGGACGTCATCCACACCCTGGGAACCTGCCTGCGCCTCGGGGAT CTGTTCTACAGGGTGACTGAGGAGAAGGCTCGGCAGTCCGAGCTGTACCTGGTCGGGATGGTGTGCTACTACGGGAAACATTACTCCACTTTCTTCTTCCAGACTAAGATCCGCCGGTGGATGTACTTTGATGACGCACATGTCAAAGAG ATCGGGCCCAAGTGGATCGACGTGGTTTCGCGCTGCATTAAAGGCCACTACcagccgctgctgctgctgtacgcCGACCCGCGGGGGACGCCGGTGTCTGCGCAGGACCTGCCCTCGCGCCTCGACCTCCACCACCTCAACAAGGCCTGTTACGACAGCGAAGACTCGG GCCGCGAGCCGTCGATCTCCAGCGACACTCGCACCGATTCGTCGACGGAGAGCTACTCGTACCGACAGCCCTCCCACTCGCACCATGAGTCCCTGGCCAGTCGCTACTCCTCCGACTCCCAGGGAACCGTCATCTGCATCGACCGCCCAGACGGAGCCCCGCACGCCTCGCTCTGCAGCCTGGATACCGTAG gcGAGACGTTAAAGGAGCAGCAGGTTCCTCGTCACCTCCCCAAACCTTCGTCTTCCTTCTCATCATCGACCAGCCGCCTGCGAGACTTCAAGGAGACCATGAGCAACATCATCCACAGCCgacccctctcctcctcctcctccacgtcTCTGCCGGCCGCCGGCTTCTCCTCTGAAATCACCCCCTCCTCGAACAGCAGCCATCACCACCACCTCCCTGCCAGCAGCGCcgctccttcctcctcctcctccgctggGAAAGCTCAGGACTGGGAGGCCGACAGCACCAGCAGCGAGTCAAAGTCCAGCTCCTCCGGGGGAACAGGGAGGTACCGGCCGGCTTGGAGGCCCCGGAGGGAGGCGCTCAACATCGACAGCATCTTTAACCGCGAGAGGCGGAGGCAAGCAGGGTACAGCCCCCTCGGAGCGCCGCTGCTCGACGACTGTGGAGCTCAGGACACCTCCTCGGCCCTGGAGGAGGTGACGCCTGTCCGGACGGGCTCCTCCAGGACTCTCCCCGCCTCCTTCTCCAGCAGCCacagaggaggtggagctggACCGGGAGGTGAGAACGAAGGAGCGGGAGGAGCCGTGCTGTCTCCCgctgctcctcctgctgctccaccCAGGCTGATCCAGAGGATGGAGAGCGGCTACGAGAGCAGCGAGAGGAACAGCAGCAGCCCGGTCAGCCTGGACCTGAACCCGGGAGACAG GGAGTGTGTGGTGAAGAAGGCTTTGtcgtcctcttcctcctcaggaCCCTCGTGGAGGAACGCCCGCTCGAAGAGCAGCGGCGCTTTGCTGCAGGAGCTCAGCTCGTCCAGCAGGGGGAGCCTCG CGCCCTCTGCAGGCCGCAGCGAGCTGGACGAGCTGCAGGAGGAGGTGCTGAGGAGAGcgagggaggaggagcagcagcagcggcaggagaaggagagggaggCGGCGCTCGGCTTCAACCCGAGACCCAGCAAGTACCTGGacctggaccagctgcagatCCAgg GTAAATCGGACACTTACGAGCGGTGCGTGTCAGAGGCGGAGCTCCTGCTGGACCAGTCGATGCGTCTGGAGCAGGCAGGCGAGGTCGCCGCCGCGCTGTCAGCTGTCAATGAAGCTGTCT CCAAACTGCGGCCGGTGGTGGCTGAGGGCGGAGCTAGTAGTCACAGCCGGCTGCAGCGCTGCATGAGGAGAGCCCGCAGCCTGCAGCAGCGCATGCAACTGctgcagcaacaacagcaggactcagaggcaggcagagagaaaccaccgcagcagcaggaggagcagcagctccagGAACAGCACAG TGAAAAGCCTCTCTCGGGCCGAATACTTCTGACAGAGATGCACAGCAGCCAATCAGCCTCCTCTGTGGACCAGCAGACGCCGCCTCCCTCCACCTGCCTCATTAGGTCGCTGCCTCCCCAGTCAACCTTGGTGTCTGACCCCGCCCCTTCAGGTTCACCTCGGGAGGACAGGAAGACCCTCTGTAGCGTCGGCTCCCTCCCTGCTCTCTGTGTGGATGCCCCTGTGGAAGACTTGGCTCCACCCCCTCCGCTTGAAGAGGAGGAGCTTTCAGTGCAGTGGACCATAACATCTCCTGCCCCAGTGCCTCCAGTACAAGCCCCGCCCCCCCCCCGGCTGCATCCCCAAATCCTGTCACCTGTTGAGACGTTGAAACCGTCTTACACCCGGCAGCCTCAGGCCACACCCCCAGACTCCAGCCACATACCGTCCCCGCCCCCTGCCCCTCATGCAACCAGGAACTGGTCGTGCTTATACCTAGACCAAGACGTCATCGACTCTCCCAGTCCACCAATCAGCTCGCACCTGTACTCACCGCCAGACTCCCCCGCCAACATTCCCCCAGTGAGCCGCCCGGACCTGCCCGTTTCCCCGCCCACAGTGGCGCTGCCCGTGGAACGCTGGGCTGAAAACGTCAACAGATACTATGGCTCCCAGAGCACTGGGGGAGGGGGACTGGTGGCGGCGGCGCTGGTGACGCCCGGCGAGGAGCTGTCAGAGCTGGAATCGCTGTACCAGGCCAGTCTGCTGGCTCCCAGCATGCACCGGGGCAGCCGGGGAGTCAGCCCCCAGCCGAGCGGCAGCAAACCAG gcgTGAGGAGGAGGCAGTTGGGTCCCGGACGCTCAAAAACGCCGACAGCTGAGATCGAGAGAGACGCCTACAGGACCCCAATAGCAGGCCTGCAGAAG CCGCCGTCAGCTGAAGACGAGAGCTACAGCGCCGAAAACCTGCGACGCATCGCCCGCAGCCTCAGTGGGACCGTCATCGGGTCGCGACCCCAAAACCTCGCCCCCTCCCACAGCTGT gACCCCTCTGTGTCCAGACCCCCCCTCAGacattcttcctcctcctcttccctcctGCGTCGTTCCAGCTCCTCTACCCTGCAtcccccctcctctccctccttcactgcagaccactcccaccaccaccagcccCGACTCCACGGCCCCTCTCCTCCTGCACAGCACCCCCCCACGCAGACATCACAGCCCCCCAGCTCCAGGCCCTCATCCTGGGGACACTCAG gAGCTGGTGCGAGCATCCAGCAGCACGTTCTGGTTGTGCCTGACCGGCGTCAGACTCTTTCAGCTCACGGCGTCCCGCTGAGTTACGGCACGCTGCCTCGAGCTCCTCGCCGAGCCCCAcctccctccacctcctccctccccaGGCCCAGAGCTGGCACCGGCCCCGCCTCCCCTCTGGGACAGCAGAGCCTCTACGCCACCATGCTCCGCCCTCGTCGTTCCGCCGCCAGCGCCAACGGCCACTACGGGCACCCCTCATTGGGCTACGCCCCCCACCACCTCAGAGCGTCAGATGGCCCTGCCCACCCACTCCGCCTGGACATCCCCCCAGACGGCGACTGGCGACGCGATACCAACTCCAGGACAGTCCAGCCCAGCTCCTCTTGGGACGCCCGCCTCGCTCGCCACCCGCAGCCTCCTCGGCCCCGCCGGCCCCCCCAGCTCTGCTCGCTCTGCCAGCAGCTTCCTGCCGAGCCGGCGCGCTCCTGTTGCTCCTCGTGCGGTGCCTACGTGGCTCGGTTCCGGCCAACCAGCTGA
- the usp54a gene encoding inactive ubiquitin carboxyl-terminal hydrolase 54a isoform X5: MSWKRNYFASDSSGSGVSGGGGGGAGMQGILTPRTTTSIAPSKGLSNEPGQNSCFLNSALQVLWHLDIFRRSFRQLTTHKCMEDSCIFCALKSIFAQFQYSSDKVLPSDALRSALAKTFQDKQRFQLGIMDDAAECFENILMRIHFHIADETKEDICTARHCIPHQKFAMMLYEQCVCSSCGASSDPLPFIQMVHYISTTSLCNQAVKMLESREKATPGMFGELLRNASMGDLRNCPSQCGQQLRMARVLLNSPEIITIGLVWDSDHSDLAEDVIHTLGTCLRLGDLFYRVTEEKARQSELYLVGMVCYYGKHYSTFFFQTKIRRWMYFDDAHVKEIGPKWIDVVSRCIKGHYQPLLLLYADPRGTPVSAQDLPSRLDLHHLNKACYDSEDSGREPSISSDTRTDSSTESYSYRQPSHSHHESLASRYSSDSQGTVICIDRPDGAPHASLCSLDTVGHATDGEQHQPPRKGGVAGDRRRSASRHRRSKPENEASSAGYHSEGETLKEQQVPRHLPKPSSSFSSSTSRLRDFKETMSNIIHSRPLSSSSSTSLPAAGFSSEITPSSNSSHHHHLPASSAAPSSSSSAGKAQDWEADSTSSESKSSSSGGTGRYRPAWRPRREALNIDSIFNRERRRQAGYSPLGAPLLDDCGAQDTSSALEEVTPVRTGSSRTLPASFSSSHRGGGAGPGGENEGAGGAVLSPAAPPAAPPRLIQRMESGYESSERNSSSPVSLDLNPGDRECVVKKALSSSSSSGPSWRNARSKSSGALLQELSSSSRGSLAPSAGRSELDELQEEVLRRAREEEQQQRQEKEREAALGFNPRPSKYLDLDQLQIQGKSDTYERCVSEAELLLDQSMRLEQAGEVAAALSAVNEAVLKSLSRAEYF, from the exons ATGTCGTGGAAGAGGAACTACTTTGCATCAGACAGCAGTGGAAGTGGTGtcagcggaggaggaggaggtggggctGGGATGCAGGGAATCCTGACACCTCGCACCACGACGTCCATCGCTCCCAGCAAAGGGCTGAGCAACGAGCCGGGACAGAACAGCTGCTTCCTGAACAGCGCTCTGCAG gTCCTCTGGCACCTCGACATCTTCCGCCGCAGTTTCCGTCAGCTGACCACCCATAAGTGCATGGAGGACTCGTGCATTTTCTGCGCTCTGAAG AGCATCTTTGCTCAGTTCCAGTACAGCAGCGACAAAGTTTTGCCGTCCGACGCGCTCCGCAGCGCGCTCGCCAAAACCTTCCAGGACAAGCAGCGGTTTCAGCTCGGCATCATGGACGACGCTGCGGAGTGCTTC GAAAACATCCTGATGAGGATCCACTTCCACATCGcagacgagaccaaagaagACATCTGCACAGCCAGACACTGCATCCCCCACCAGAAGTTCGCCATGATGCTCTATGAGCAG tgtgtgtgcagcagctgTGGAGCCTCCTCGGATCCTCTGCCCTTCATTCAGATGGTCCACTACATCTCCACCACCTCCCTGTG taaCCAGGCAGTGAAGATGTTGGAGTCGAGGGAGAAGGCGACCCCGGGCATGTTCGGGGAGCTGCTACGAAACGCCAGCATGGGGGACCTGCGCAACTGTCCT agtcAGTGCGGTCAGCAGCTGCGGATGGCTCGCGTCCTCCTCAACAGTCCGGAGATCATCACCATCGGCCTGGTGTGGGACTCGGATCACTCGGACCTGGCCGAGGACGTCATCCACACCCTGGGAACCTGCCTGCGCCTCGGGGAT CTGTTCTACAGGGTGACTGAGGAGAAGGCTCGGCAGTCCGAGCTGTACCTGGTCGGGATGGTGTGCTACTACGGGAAACATTACTCCACTTTCTTCTTCCAGACTAAGATCCGCCGGTGGATGTACTTTGATGACGCACATGTCAAAGAG ATCGGGCCCAAGTGGATCGACGTGGTTTCGCGCTGCATTAAAGGCCACTACcagccgctgctgctgctgtacgcCGACCCGCGGGGGACGCCGGTGTCTGCGCAGGACCTGCCCTCGCGCCTCGACCTCCACCACCTCAACAAGGCCTGTTACGACAGCGAAGACTCGG GCCGCGAGCCGTCGATCTCCAGCGACACTCGCACCGATTCGTCGACGGAGAGCTACTCGTACCGACAGCCCTCCCACTCGCACCATGAGTCCCTGGCCAGTCGCTACTCCTCCGACTCCCAGGGAACCGTCATCTGCATCGACCGCCCAGACGGAGCCCCGCACGCCTCGCTCTGCAGCCTGGATACCGTAG GCCACGCGACGGACGGTGAGCAGCATCAGCCTCCGAGGAAAGGAGGCGTGGCCGGGGATAGGAGGCGGAGCGCTAGCCGCCACCGGCGGTCTAAACCTGAGAACGAAGCGTCGTCGGCTGGTTACCACAGTGAGG gcGAGACGTTAAAGGAGCAGCAGGTTCCTCGTCACCTCCCCAAACCTTCGTCTTCCTTCTCATCATCGACCAGCCGCCTGCGAGACTTCAAGGAGACCATGAGCAACATCATCCACAGCCgacccctctcctcctcctcctccacgtcTCTGCCGGCCGCCGGCTTCTCCTCTGAAATCACCCCCTCCTCGAACAGCAGCCATCACCACCACCTCCCTGCCAGCAGCGCcgctccttcctcctcctcctccgctggGAAAGCTCAGGACTGGGAGGCCGACAGCACCAGCAGCGAGTCAAAGTCCAGCTCCTCCGGGGGAACAGGGAGGTACCGGCCGGCTTGGAGGCCCCGGAGGGAGGCGCTCAACATCGACAGCATCTTTAACCGCGAGAGGCGGAGGCAAGCAGGGTACAGCCCCCTCGGAGCGCCGCTGCTCGACGACTGTGGAGCTCAGGACACCTCCTCGGCCCTGGAGGAGGTGACGCCTGTCCGGACGGGCTCCTCCAGGACTCTCCCCGCCTCCTTCTCCAGCAGCCacagaggaggtggagctggACCGGGAGGTGAGAACGAAGGAGCGGGAGGAGCCGTGCTGTCTCCCgctgctcctcctgctgctccaccCAGGCTGATCCAGAGGATGGAGAGCGGCTACGAGAGCAGCGAGAGGAACAGCAGCAGCCCGGTCAGCCTGGACCTGAACCCGGGAGACAG GGAGTGTGTGGTGAAGAAGGCTTTGtcgtcctcttcctcctcaggaCCCTCGTGGAGGAACGCCCGCTCGAAGAGCAGCGGCGCTTTGCTGCAGGAGCTCAGCTCGTCCAGCAGGGGGAGCCTCG CGCCCTCTGCAGGCCGCAGCGAGCTGGACGAGCTGCAGGAGGAGGTGCTGAGGAGAGcgagggaggaggagcagcagcagcggcaggagaaggagagggaggCGGCGCTCGGCTTCAACCCGAGACCCAGCAAGTACCTGGacctggaccagctgcagatCCAgg GTAAATCGGACACTTACGAGCGGTGCGTGTCAGAGGCGGAGCTCCTGCTGGACCAGTCGATGCGTCTGGAGCAGGCAGGCGAGGTCGCCGCCGCGCTGTCAGCTGTCAATGAAGCTGTCT TGAAAAGCCTCTCTCGGGCCGAATACTTCTGA